A region from the Anomaloglossus baeobatrachus isolate aAnoBae1 chromosome 11, aAnoBae1.hap1, whole genome shotgun sequence genome encodes:
- the LOC142257274 gene encoding nicotinamide N-methyltransferase-like — MDPRKHKLYHECGFDSRQHLEHYMSDKPEMVFEEDFLIFPFKNLRKAFMEGHIEGDVLIDLTIGSMIHHLYSACDFFKHIIVLKVRDRCIMELKRWVDSRTGAFSWGHAAKIHVDIEGKSDKLHEKEEKMKSAIEHVVKCHLGKDNMLDPIDLPPADCIISAWLLDVISKDQDDYMRYIKKFSKLLKPGGHIILLGSVDATYFTVGKDKLHIFSYNEEMARNTLVRAGFVVDCCEVMKRTVESDLSDYKGVIFISAHKEMSEEPQV, encoded by the exons ATGGATCCAAGAAAACATAAGCTTTATCATGAATGTGGCTTTGATTCTAGACAACATCTAGAGCACTACATGTCCGATAAACCAGAAATGGTCTTTGAAGAGGATTTCTTGATATTTCCTTTCAAAAATCTCAGAAAAGCTTTCATGGAGG GTCATATTGAAGGAGATGTCTTGATTGATCTCACGATTGGATCCATGATTCATCATCTGTATTCAGCCTGTGACTTCTTCAAACATATCATAGTGCTAAAAGTCAGAGACCGATGTATCAtggagctaaagagatgggtggactCACGTACCGGAGCATTTAGTTGGGGCCATGCTGCAAAAATTCATGTAGACATAGAAGGAAAAAG TGACAAGTTACATGagaaagaagaaaaaatgaaatcAGCAATAGAGCATGTTGTTAAATGTCACCTCGGGAAAGACAATATGTTGGATCCAATCGACTTACCACCAGCAGATTGTATCATCAGTGCTTGGCTCCTGGATGTTATCAGCAAAGACCAAGATGACTACATGAGATATATCAAGAAGTTCTCAAAGTTGTTGAAACCTGGAGGACACATTATATTACTTGGGTCTGTAGATGCAACATATTTCACAGTTGGGAAGGACAAGCTCCATATTTTTAGCTATAATGAAGAGATGGCCAGGAACACTCTAGTAAGAGCAGGTTTTGTTGTTGATTGCTGTGAA G TTATGAAGAGAACGGTTGAGAGTGACCTTTCTGACTATAAGGGTGTTATATTCATTTCAGCTCATAAGGAGATGTCGGAGGAGCCACAAGTTTAA